In Lodderomyces elongisporus chromosome 1, complete sequence, the DNA window ACAACGGGACCCGCCATCATAACTGCTGCAGTGGCAATTGCCAACATCACACCCGCTAACCTATCATCAGCCCCAGCGCGGATAAACAAGACAGAATTGGTATAGACCAAATAATTTTGCACCGAACCAAATAAGCCCGATAACGCGTTGGAGTACCCATGAGCAACCAATTCTCTATCAACATCGATATCATCCATACCAACAGTAATTGCCAATGCTGGGACGTTTATTGGCACATGGAGAATTCCAAAAAATGTCAACGCCAACATTGTCGGCACTTGGCGGAACAAGCACCACCAATCAACAACGTCAAATTTGTAAAGTGCGTAAAACAGATACCACGGCTGGTCATCCTCAACAGCCGGAAAGACCCAACCTATATCTCTTGCGTGTTGCAAATTCCACGATGGTATCAAAGCAACAACTATGTGAAATAAGAAGAACACCACAATAAAGTATAATGGAACCAATAAAGAGTTATGAATTCGATGCTGAAGTGCAACCAACCCTGCAGCCAATCCTAAAGGAAAGGTCCATTGCAAGAGAGTGATGTGGTTATAGAATAAGTATTGGAAGGTCTCGTAGTTGTAAAAAAGCCCACCTTCAAGCCTTGAAGAAACTTCTATTCCGGTAATTACCAAGAAAAATccaacaccaccaatacAACCAATCAAGATATGCCTTGGGAAGAACTGGACTAAAGAGCCTAATTTTAAATAACCGAGCGCAAAAAAGGTAAGACCAGTAATTACCGATGAGACTGCAAAGGAGGTTATGGTAGTGGCTATAATAGCGTCATTGCCTTCGCTTGCCAATTGTTTTGCTATTGCAAGTGCCATGTTGTGGAAAAAAGGTGTCACTTCAATCATCTCTGAGCCAATGCCTGatttaaaagaagaaccaCCCAACGAGTAGATGAGTTGCGATGTGATTGTTGAGACGTAAAACATGGCCAAGCCAGCGGGAGCCAATTTGGCAAAAATTGCTTCACCAATAGGGAACATGATCATTCCGTAGGATAAACCATCAAGGATATTCAATAATAAGCCTAAGAACACGGCTGGTAAGAATTGGAATGGTTTTACTAGCAATTGATGAATTTTACTAGGCTCTGGTGCCTTTTCAAAAGACTCCAAGGAGTCAACTCGGAAGCGATTTGGTTcatgcagttgcagttgcagttgcagttgcagttgcagttgcagttgcagttgcagttgcagttgcagttgttgctcATCATCAGGTGTATTGGAAATTTTCTGCTTCAAGTGGTCATGCTCCTGTTCTCTTTGCGAGTCGATTGTGTATAATGCACGTTCGTCTGTAAGTAGTGGCGTATTTGACGAGATAGGTCTAGGCTTTGTCAGGGAATGATTATCATGATTATACTCGTTTTGAAACGCCTCTTCCAAATCGTCGTCACCATCAATCACTCCAATGTTGGCGAGAGAGCGCGTTTGCTGGTGGATATCCACACCAGTCTTGACAGGCGGTGAGCTTATATGTGCCGATACACTAGGTCGATAACTCATACTCACGTAGCTTCTACCTCCAATAtcaaagttgttgttgttaatcgtgttgttgttgttgttgttgttgttgttttcgttGTTGATACTGTTACTGTGATAGTTGAATGCTTCTCCAATGGAATAATTTCTTAATCTTTTGATCctgtctttatttttactaCTGTGGCTATGATTCTGATTGTACAGGGATTTATCGAATGTTGATTCCAGCCCCTTGTTGTTTATAGATAAATACAGGTTTGATTCTTGCTGTTCTGTTGTTAAAGGAGATACCACTAGGTTTTTGTCTGAAGCTTGGATGccattttcttcaactgTGGCTTTTATATCACTTTGCAGGTTGTTATGCGAGGAGCTCATGgctttttcatcaacaaaagaaggaggGATGAAGGAGGAAGGGAAAGAAGCAGAAATGAAGGGAGGGACAAAGTAGTAAATCTCCACAATTTTTTAACAACtaaaaggaacaaaaaaataaaaagaaaaagaaacaaaaaaaaaaaaagaaaagaaaggaaaactTTAATTTAAGAATCAATTGTCTTCTTGATACCTGTTGCCTTTGTTAGACGATGTGTCTTTTATGTCAACATTTATATCCATACATACAGAAGAAGgccaaataaaaaataaaaccgcatataaaaaaagtaagaCAACCTCATTCTGCCTCCTTGAATTTCTCAAaacctctctctctctctctccttctctctctccttctctctctccttctcttttaGTTTCGAATTGATATAATCTTAATATCTCGTAACACTTGACACAAAATCGCAATTTCTGGAATCAGTGATTATGAAATTTTGGAGGGGACGAACcgtaaaacaaaatgaaacgtaaagaaaaaaatgaaaatataccgaaaacaaaaatatcaaagaaaaaaagagagagagaaagagaaagagagcaaaaaaaaaacaaaccacaacaaaacaaaacatgaTTAGCATTGGCCACATTCAGTTAGATTAAGAAGGCCAGGAGCACCTGagtattttcttttgaaaaaaaggtgTTTCCATCTATTCAAACCATGGTCTATACCTTCTCTGACCCTTTCTTGTCCctgcttttcttcttccctcTATTctcattattttttcctcccccatctctctctctctctctctcttttcttcccaTCTCAAATCCATCCCATCCGCCTTCCCTTGAAATGCaaaatgagaaaaaaaagaatatacaAGCGGTGCATTACCATTGCTCAGATAACACATGTTGAGACAATTCAATTTACCCGCTGtggtaatttttgtttgcaaatttttttttttccctttccctttccctttccctttctcttttttgctaACTCCCAGTCTCAGTCTTTAGCTCAATCTGTAGCTCATAATTGCTGTAGATGGCTTGGGTTTATACGTGAAGAATTGTTAATTGAGGGAAGGAGGGGGATGGCTAATTCGGTCCACGTTGGTTTTAGGTTTGAGATAGTAGGAAAGATGCAATTTAAATTACATATACTTTTGAACCTTCTCACGTGCTATTGTGCGCATCTCTCATCTACGTCtcatctctctctcctctGCTCCTGCTCCTGCTCCTGCTTTCCTccctcctccccccccccccttcccCTCAACTTTACCATTAGCTTTAGTTGAACGAGGCTTTGCAGGTGGAATGGCTCGTTGCTCttatacaaacacaaacacaaacacaattagaagcagaagcagaaatAGAGACACAAATACAGCACCAACAACCAATCCTATTGTAAACTGAGCTAACATTAACACCGACAAATTTTAGGCTCCATTGCGTAGAGCAAgctaaagaaaattaaaaacttttctttttccttcctattcattttcatttttcatttttcatttttcattcttctttttctttccattcATTCAACACTATTACaatcttttctatttcttcttcttttttttttttatgttttgaaattttagCGCAAAAGCTTATCGACCAATCAAAGACCCTAGATCTACcactacttttttttttttgtagaaTAGGCAAAATTTGTCCCAGCAAATAAGGGCATTTTCACCTTGATAGAATTTTAACCTTTGTAGCCGTAGCAAGACCAATTGGGAAGGGTACAgcgttttatttttttgcaattgtttttatgtttttgatttatcGTTATTAATATAATTAATtctttatatttctttaatttttttttttttcggttTTTCTAGAAATCAACTAATACCTTGTCAGAACTTTTTGGTCCTGTTGTACGAGTGAGGAGAAAATGCAAAGGAAAACATTCCTTGTCTCTATTATTACCTTTCGAGgattctttttcctccactcttctccttttattttcaattgattCTTATATCACCTCCCTTGGCCCCTTGCAAGTTTCGAAATGTATAATTAcattaaaggaaaaaaaaaaagaacaaggttttgaaaaaaaaaatattctaGTTTCGCAAGCATTGCATTCAATCGATTCCATTCCCATTCAATTTCTGCAATTAAATCTATTCAGTTTAGTCTAATTcatgtcttttttttcacttcttctatctctcttttgttcttcttctccttgtGTCTATTCTTGATGAGGCTGATTAAACTACCATGGAAATTGGAATGTGTTGAGATTTATGGAATCTTGCAATTTCTTTCGCAGCCCTCTATCATTTGGTTGCCAAATTTctcaaaacaaagaaatgaaGTGGATAAAAGGTTGggtttttcttgttctttttcttgttctttttccttctttttcctttcttctctttagaaaagaattaatagcatcaacaaaaatgaCATTTGAAAACGGCAGCTggttacaaaaaaaattggtcAAAGCAggagcaaaacaaaatactaTTTATATCTGACTCATACCACTCTAattaaatgaaaacaatacCAGAAAACAATATCAGAGAAAAATTTCCAAATTAACCTCAATTTTAAAT includes these proteins:
- a CDS encoding uncharacterized protein (BUSCO:EOG09260A27); its protein translation is MSSSHNNSQSDIKATVEENGIQASDKNLVVSPLTTEQQESNSYLSINNKGSESTFDKSSYNQNHSHSSKNKDRIKRLRNYSIGEAFNYHSNSINNENNNNNNNNNTINNNNFDIGGRSYVSMSYRPSVSAHISSPPVKTGVDIHQQTRSLANIGVIDGDDDLEEAFQNEYNHDNHSSTKPRPISSNTPLLTDERALYTIDSQREQEHDHLKQKISNTPDDEQQSQSQSQSQSQSQSQSQSQSQSHEPNRFRVDSLESFEKAPEPSKIHQLLVKPFQFLPAVFLGLLLNILDGLSYGMIMFPIGEAIFAKLAPAGLAMFYVSTITSQLIYSLGGSSFKSGIGSEMIEVTPFFHNMALAIAKQLASEGNDAIIATTITSFAVSSVITGLTFFALGYLKLGSLVQFFPRHILIGCIGGVGFFLVITGIEVSSRLEGGLFYNYETFQYLFYNHITLLQWTFPLGLAAGLVALQHRIHNSLLVPLYFIVVFFLFHIVVALIPSWNLQHARDIGWVFPAVEDDQPWYSFYALYKFDVVDWWCLFRQVPTMLALTFFGILHVPINVPALAITVGMDDIDVDRELVAHGYSNALSGLFGSVQNYLVYTNSVLFIRAGADDRLAGVMLAIATAAVMMAGPVVIGFIPVCVVGALIFLLGYELLKESVWDTWGRLRPIEYSTIIIIIVTMGMVDFVVGIGVGIILACVSYVVEAARTPVVQGIYSGDVARSTVLRHPKQQEFLKNVGEQICIVKLQGTIFFGSIGGVEKEIKTIFEIEKANKVPIKYLILDMKGVVSVDFSAAEGFRRILNLTNDYRTQLIISSVKDEDNIIKDLRDAGLFENSHKIELFNSLNSALEWAENQHLKTYKILKSKHGNDVSGASTGTGTGTGTGSSTGTSMQSATRARPAPIANATLVQSPSSFGARLFGHFGSGDYGTPRTKQVYHAAVKTVDSEHKLQSKYQVTQNDIFKKQPLPLLMITFQGLSQKDAEFWSPLAPFFIKEQVPEGIQLYDTNKDEPCLFILESGLIRNTVKFEEGRELDSSIVPLVAFGDLDEASQYRRFVYTTVNDSVVWKLSKSKIKEMLKANGSKGEAIYHELLEIEAKLIRERYDVLCSHLVLT